A genomic segment from Fusarium fujikuroi IMI 58289 draft genome, chromosome FFUJ_chr04 encodes:
- a CDS encoding DUR1,2-Urea amidolyase, whose translation MGSLDLHPLQHIRKVLIANRGEIAVRCINACRKLGLHVVSVFTNADATSLHVKLADEAILLPGEDSSAYTDGDAILEICKRIGANVVFPGYGFLSENAEFADTISSAGIVFAGPSTASIRAMGLKHEARGIAQSANVPVIPGTQLLASAEEATKAATELGFPVMLKATGGGGGMGLQICNSADEIAKAFAMVESRAGTLFKNKGVFLEKYYPRSRHIEVQVAGNGEIVVAFGERECSLQRRHQKVVEESPSPFLERHAGLRERMLDAAINYALQLKYKSVGTVEFLVDDDTAQFFFLEMNTRLQVEHGISELCYGVDLVELMLRQADYELQGQLGIPSETLKGLGRPQPLGSAIEVRVYAEIPLCNFAPSPGVLPHVHWPQGDGVRVDTWVQSGQRITPLYDPLIGKVMVHSPDGREAARRKMLAVLADTKLQGTQSNLEYLSAILDSELFASGNTLTNSLSTFHFKSCSVQVLEPGVSTTIQDYPGRVSVGHGVPPGGPMDDLSARIANILVGNDEGVELLEVTLSGPKLLFHEAAIVSVCGAELPIAVDGSPQPLWSRLVVKQGQTLSLGKVTGSGVRAYLAVRGGFPDVPAFLGSKSTAPELGFGGYQGRKLQTHDILALSPDSNVRAAEATPFTLPSHHVPKFGSTIICCIDGPYGSDDILTEEGSKTLYEGEWNVSHNSGRSGIRLQGPRLKWARTSGGGGGSHPSNVFEYGYPNGGVNFTGESPIIFANDRPDLGGFVCPTTICSGEMWKLGQLKPGDTVRLQSVSYEDALKITHEKNAYLEALAAFANGKSGDVSALRTPIVAKAPSSILHQSPARGVHPQVIYRQGGDMSIIVQYGNQTSDLRNTVCVQLLTQQLAAAKLPSVRGDPNIATLTVRFDPVHIDRAELLQQLLVFDTNIGDISGVKIPARQIRLPVCLDHSSLEESAQRYMENIRPTAAYLPDNVEYLRKNNALATRRDVLDSLLKTPWLTVAVGFFVGTPILFPLDPWRVLTGQKYNPSRGYTPSGSVGLGGSTVAIYPVAAPGGYQLMGRTLGGWDSTGNRPGFSPKKPWLFNHLDLVSFYEVTEQEYDKMERDFEAGQYTFDISETIIDMDQYIAKFDAAEKDPEYQSWRDRQSKAADELAALEQSLFDEWTISKQSSGGADEDGDIDSDEIAVIESPVNANVWKVLVKPGDVLQAGQTVAVLEAMKMEINLVVGEDQVGTEVVKVAQPPGSVVSPGTIVVKARRKQD comes from the exons TGGCGGACGAGGCAATCCTTTTACCGGGCGAGGATAGCTCGGCTTATACAGATGG TGATGCCATATTGGAAATCTGCAAGCGCATAGGTGCAAATGTCGTATTTCCCGGATATGGCTTTCTCAGTGAGAACGCAGAGTTCGCTGACACAATTTCCTCTGCTGGCATCGTCTTCGCTGGCCCCTCCACAGCTTCAATAAGAGCCATGGGCCTAAAGCACGAGGCCAGAGGTATCGCACAATCGGCCAATGTTCCAGTCATCCCTGGCACTCAACTATTAGCTTCCGCTGAGGAGGCCACCAAAGCGGCGACAGAGTTGGGCTTCCCGGTCATGCTGAAAGCCACTGGAGGTGGCGGTGGCATGGGTCTTCAGATCTGTAATTCAGCAGATGAGATTGCGAAGGCGTTTGCTATGGTTGAGAGTCGCGCTGGTACGCTCTTCAAGAATAAAGGAGTATTCTTGGAAAAGTACTACCCTCGTTCTCGTCACATCGAAGTTCAGGTGGCAGGCAACGGTGAGATCGTTGTCGCTTTTGGAGAACGCGAGTGCTCGTTACAAAGACGTCATCAGAAAGTGGTCGAGGAGTCTCCGAGCCCATTCTTGGAACGCCATGCCGGGCTGCGCGAAAGAATGCTCGACGCAGCCATCAACTACGCACTCCAGCTGAAGTACAAGAGCGTTGGTACAGTTGAGTTTCTTGTTGACGACGACACTGCGCAGTTCTTCTTCCTGGAAATGAACACTCGACTACAAGTGGAACATGGTATCTCTGAGCTGTGCTACGGAGTTGACCTAGTAGAGTTGATGTTAAGACAAGCAGACTATGAACTTCAGGGCCAACTTGGCATCCCCTCTGAGACTCTCAAGGGACTGGGCAGACCGCAGCCTCTTGGCTCAGCGATTGAAGTTCGTGTTTATGCCGAGATACCGCTCTGCAACTTCGCTCCCAGTCCTGGTGTTCTCCCACACGTCCATTGGCCACAAGGCGATGGTGTGCGAGTTGACACTTGGGTCCAAAGCGGTCAACGCATTACTCCTCTTTACGATCCATTAATCGGTAAGGTTATGGTTCATAGCCCCGACGGTCGGGAAGCTGCGCGACGCAAAATGCTTGCAGTACTGGCAGATACAAAACTTCAGGGAACGCAGTCTAACCTTGAGTACCTCTCTGCAATTCTCGACTCTGAGTTATTCGCAAGCGGGAACACCCTGACCAATTCACTATCGACTTTCCACTTTAAGAGTTGCTCCGTGCAAGTCCTTGAGCCTGGTGTATCCACCACGATCCAAGATTATCCAGGGCGCGTCTCTGTTGGACACGGCGTGCCCCCAGGAGGGCCCATGGATGACCTCAGTGCTCGGATAGCAAACATTTTGGTTGGTAACGATGAAGGAGTTGAGTTATTGGAGGTAACCTTATCTGGTCCCAAGCTGCTGTTTCATGAGGCTGCGATTGTCAGTGTTTGTGGTGCCGAGCTTCCCATTGCAGTCGATGGTAGCCCACAGCCGCTATGGTCCAGACTTGTGGTCAAACAAGGTCAGACTTTGAGTCTAGGTAAGGTCACTGGAAGTGGTGTGCGAGCATACCTGGCTGTTAGAGGTGGCTTTCCCGACGTCCCGGCGTTCCTCGGCTCCAAGTCAACCGCCCCTGAGCTCGGGTTCGGTGGCTACCAAGGTCGAAAACTCCAGACACACGATATCCTCGCACTGAGTCCTGATTCCAACGTGCGAGCTGCCGAAGCGACACCGTTCACCCTTCCATCCCACCATGTACCCAAATTCGGAAGCACCATTATCTGTTGTATTGACGGGCCGTACGGTTCTGATGATATCCTGACAGAGGAGGGATCGAAGACGCTGTATGAGGGGGAATGGAATGTCAGCCACAACAGTGGTCGAAGTGGTATACGCTTGCAAGGACCGCGATTGAAGTGGGCTCGAACAtctggaggaggtggaggatcACATCCGTCTAATGTGTTCGAATACGGGTATCCCAATGGCGGTGTCAACTTTACTGGAGAGTCTCCCATCATATTTGCCAATGACCGGCCTGATCTTGGTGGTTTTGTCTGCCCAACGACAATCTGCTCTGGGGAGATGTGGAAGCTCGGTCAACTCAAACCCGGTGATACCGTTCGGCTGCAATCCGTGTCATACGAGGATGCTCTGAAGATCACTCATGAGAAGAACGCCtatcttgaagctttggCGGCCTTCGCTAATGGAAAGTCTGGGGATGTAAGTGCTCTACGAACGCCCATCGTCGCGAAGGCCCCATCCTCCATTCTGCATCAGTCACCCGCAAGGGGCGTACATCCCCAGGTGATATATCGTCAAGGAGGAGATATGAGCATAATTGTCCAGTATGGCAACCAGACTTCGGACTTGCGAAACACAGTCTGTGTCCAATTGCTCACCCAGCAGCTGGCAGCTGCGAAACTGCCCAGTGTGCGAGGTGATCCTAACATTGCCACTCTCACTGTACGCTTTGATCCAGTCCATATCGATCGTGCCGAGCTTCTCCAGCAGCTTCTGGTCTTTGATACGAACATTGGCGATATTAGCGGGGTGAAAATTCCTGCTCGACAAATAAGACTGCCTGTCTGCCTTGACCACTCTTCACTCGAGGAGTCAGCGCAGCGGTATATGGAGAACATCAGACCTACAGCTGCATATCTCCCAGATAATGTCGAATATCTCCGCAAGAACAATGCTCTTGCGACGCGCCGAGACGTATTGGACTCTCTTCTCAAAACACCATGGTTGACAGTTGCCGTTGGTTTCTTCGTCGGAACACCCATCCTATTCCCTCTCGACCCGTGGCGAGTGCTGACAGGCCAGAAGTATAATCCCAGTAGAGGCTATACTCCGAGTGGCTCGGTAGGATTGGGAGGGTCAACAGTCGCCATATATCCTGTTGCTGCACCCGGAGGATACCAGCTCATGGGCCGAACACTTGGAGGATGGGATTCGACAGGTAACCGGCCTGGCTTCTCTCCCAAGAAGCCTTGGCTGTTCAATCACCTTGATCTGGTCAGTTTCTACGAGGTGACTGAACAAGAATATGACAAGATGGAGCGAGATTTTGAGGCTGGTCAGTATACTTTTGACATTAGCGAAACAATCATCGATATGGATCAGTACATCGCCAAGTTTGACGCTGCAGAGAAGGATCCAGAGTATCAATCATGGCGAGACCGCCAATCAAAGGCAGCTGATGAGCTGGCTGCACTTGAACAGAGTCTGTTCGATGAATGGACCATCTCAAAACAGTCCAGTGGTGGAGCAGACGAGGACGGCGACATTGACTCGGACGAGATTGCTGTTATTGAATCGCCTGTAAATGCGAATGTCTGGAAGGTCCTTGTCAAGCCTGGTGATGTCCTGCAGGCAGGACAGACTGTAGCGGTTCTTGAAgccatgaagatggagattaatttggttgttggtgaagaTCAGGTCGGCACTGAAGTAGTAAAGGTTGCTCAACCACCGGGAAGTGTTGTAAGCCCGGGAACGATCGTTGTAAAGGCTCGAAGAAAACAAGACTAG